A stretch of DNA from Saccharomycodes ludwigii strain NBRC 1722 chromosome I, whole genome shotgun sequence:
AATTGCCTGCTCTGCTGCCTGGTTATTTATTATGTTGTGGTTAACAGTATTATTAGTCGCATTGTGGTACGGTACATTACTACTGGTATTACTAGTGTTTGAACTAGCATAATGACAAGTTTTTTGATATTGGTGCATGTATGGCGATGCTGACCTACTTTGTGGAACACTAGgattattgaaattataattatggTCATTGTATAAAGTATTcctattattagtattatcaGTACATTCCTTACAGTTGGTGCCAGTATTACTGTATACcaattgtttattatcGTGAAGATTAAAAGTAGCATTAGAATATCCAGTGTCACTGATATAGTCATCCTTATTTTGTTGTCGCAGATTATAACTTTCGTTTAATTTTGTACTACTTgaattattactactaataGCACTAGCGCTCCTCCCCGTATCtgcattaatattattatgactGTGgttattcaaaatattaacagGTATTCTGTTCAGTacattttcttcttctcttaTTATGTTCGATAAAGAACTATATTCCGAATCAATGGCACTACTCATAAACTTAGGCTTATGTACTATATGTGATGGTGTTGCTCTatattgttgttcttgCTGAACAATAGTGAAATTCTCACTAGTATTGTGGGAAGTAGGATCCAAATTATTGGAAGAAGTAACAGCATTAGCTGTAGTAGATACAGGAAAATTCTGGGGTAAAACCTGGGTGGGTACATTTATCTTAGCCTGTAATGTATCCTCATCAACATCTAGtaaatatttactttttttcctagGATTATCTACACATGTAtcagttaatttttttctaatacaTCTAGCACATGGTCTTGAAGCATCACATGTAGCATGTGCTCTAGCACAATGTACACAGGCTCTggaagtttttttttttttacgcTTGGGTATGGTATTGGTATTTGTGTCTATAAGTTTActtactttattattactattattatttgtagcTGTGCTTGGCATATAGTatatgtaataataataataataataatagctgCTGATGGTTTAAGCGTGTATTGTccttattttatattatttcttcttcGTTTTTACCCTTTTATTAAtctaatatattaaaataaaaaaaaaaaaaaaaaaaaaaaagactttTAAATGTTTGTTTCTTGGATTATATTGATAAGATCTTTTTTGATAGCATTTTTAAgtgacaataaaaaatcagTTTCCCTTTAACatcttcctttttaattaatatttattttatttccaaaaaaaaaaaaataaaaaaagaaaaaaaaaaggaaaaaaaaaaaaagaaacaaagaGCGATAAGAATAGGCTGAACTAAAACATCTGTAAGTTCAGCAGTGTTATAAGGTAAACCTTATAACAAGATAAATCACGTGTTAATAACCGTAAATAGTGAGATACTATgttattatgatttatCCGTAAAGAGACTTGTACGTGGATGTTACGCTTAGTAGTGATTATGCCAGCAAAGCAAATACTACTATAACACCGCAGTACCGAAGTTGAGAACAACGCATCGAAAAGCTAAGGCTATGCGCTGTCATAATTGTTGTAAAAGTTGTCGTGTCGACAACCGAAAACAGGAGTATATAAAGCCAACATCTCACTAAAGAGTTTTGGGTTTCGTAGATATATTGTCCTTGTTTGTATAAGTTAGTTTAGACTTATGTAATtagatattatatatagaagaaatataataacGAGAAAAGATCGATTTAGAACGAGTCTAACCAAGTAACATCTTTAGCCCACTTCACCTTACAACAAGCAGAAAGTAAGCGGATTTAGCTCAGTTGGGAGAGCGTCAGACTGAAGATCTGAAGGTCCTGTGTTCGATCCACAGAATTCGCAATgttttttacctttttttttattatcaattattCTGAGCAAAGCAgtcatcattatttttattttttccaaacattgacgaaaaaaaaatttttttttttttttttttttttttttgcatttttttgcatttttttttaattttttttaataataaacgtTAAACTCTTGCATCTCTAACATTTCTTAAAGTTAGCTCCATGtattaaatcaaaattaagCACAACAGCACAATAACCTACAAGTGTTTCTTTACATACACACATACTTACATCACAGATGACCGATTTAGTTGCAAAATTCAAAGAATTAAACTTACCATCATCAACCGAATTCACTCAAGAACAAAAAGCTACTAAATCCCAATGGGAAAACATTTCCAACTCTGGCCAAATTGTTACTAATTTAAGTGAGCTAAATACACATTTGAAATTCAATGCCTTCATCATTCCACAAGCTTCATTAGAACCTTCCGAAACTGATGCTTTTGTCTTAGAACACACTTTACCGGGCCTAAAAGATATCATTTCTGCTTCTAAAGACATTAAATCTACCGTTGCTGAATACAGACATATTATCAGGTGGGCTTTGTTTTTgattaaattattgaaaatcaCCGATGAACCTGTATTGACCGGTATTAATTTGGATTTAGATTTACCTAGagaaattattgaaaagaaaaaaaaagaagatgcttcaaagaaggaaaaacaaGGCAGTGCTAATGAAACCaagaaaggaaataaaCAGCCAAGAGGCAAACCAGATGAGgaaactttgaaaaaattaagagaAGAAGCTAAGGCCAAGAAGGCTGCCAAAAAGGCTGAAAAGGGcaagcaacaacaacaacaacaggaGGCAGATTCTAAACCAAATGTTTCTGCCATTGATTTCCGTGTTGGTTTTATCGAAAAGGCCATTAAGCATCCTGATGCTGATAGTTTGTACGTATCCACTATTGATGTTGGTGAAGAAGAAGGTCCAAGAACCGTTTGTTCCGGTTTagttaaatattttccatTGGAAGCTATGCAAAAAAGATACGTTGTTGTAGTTTGTAATTTGAAACCAGTTAATATGAGAGGTGTTAAGTCTTATGCCATGGTTTTATGCGGCAGTGATGaagataaaattgaatttgTCGAACCACCAGCTGGTTCCAAACCAGGTGATAAAGTTTTCTTTGAAGGTTATGGTGCTGAAGAACCATTAAAACAATTGAATCctaagaaaaagatttggGAAGCTTACCAACCTAATTTTAGCACAAATGATAATTTAgaagttatttttaaagatgaAACTGATGGaggtaaaattaaaaaattaacaaatgCAAAAGGCGAATCCTTTAAGGTCGCTTCTATTGTACATGCTAATGTtcgttaattttttttttttttttttttccaatcaAGTTCTTGTTACATatgtataaataaataaatctatatatatatatatatatgtactTATTTTAAATCAGAATTTGTTTCTCTCctaaatattatttggatttataaaattgtcTTCCAATcgattaattattttaaattctatagtattttttaaattcaataacCAGGTATCAAAATTTCCATCcttttcattatcattCAACTCAAATAAATGATTCATCGAATGCTTTAGCTTGCATATAATTTCATGatacaataaatattttgttatttctaTGCTAGTGTCTTTAGTTGCAAACTCAATCAgtggtaaaaaaatagataaatttattgaagaatttataaaaacatcgctaccaaaataaaaagaccAATTTAGCGAAAAATCCTTTAACCACTTAAATAGATAATTATTCAAGGTACCATTTGTATTGCTATCAGATTGcccaatttttattaggaatattatatttattgtgtCAACCAACCAACCgttcttatttttagtcgtattaaaagaaagtaGTCTAAGTTTTATTAGATTACTAGTtaacaaattttcaaaGACGGCTTCATTTTTAAGCAAATCAATTAAATCTTGATAATATACATTACTGGGCtgtaaatataaatcatttaataatgaaataaaattagcCTCAAGTAATTTATTAGGAAAGAGAGGAGAAACTTTTTGTTCCcatttaaattcaaaaaatatttcaatataGTATTTATCATCAGCATTGAATAATTCAGGGAAAAAGGccaaatcaaaaaaatcatttttgCCGTTGAAATCACAGAAAAGATTGTTATTATGAAcaacatttatatttttaacgGCATTGCTTGACTCTGGATATGTTTCTAGGCATGGGGAATTCAATAGTACATTTGAATCCCAAAAAGCATCGAAATCAGGAGAAAGCAAAGCAGTTTCCTGGAGGTGAAATGAACTTGGAGTCCCAGAAAAATTGTTTGTTGCTGGTTCGTCTACTAATGAACTCGTGGAACATGGTGATTTAATTACAAGATACTGATATTCGTTTTGTGACATATAATATGACTCAACACTGACCGGTGTATctgaaattaattttttgtcaTTGTTTAAAACCGTAAATGATTTAATAGGAGATGGTGGTACAGCCAACAATGTTGCTACGTCTTTCCCCTTTACAGTTTTGTTTCTACCACTTACAGGGAAGCATCCAAAAGGACCACATTGGAAAAAAGttgtattagtattagATACTATGTGCTTAGCAGAGACAATTTGGCTTTCCAGTTCttgtaacaaaaaattcattttttcattaacaCACGCTTGATAGGCGTTACCATTATCAGATTTACATTTAGCACCATGAATCAAACTATTTTGCTGATTTTTATAAACTTTATATCTTCTATCACTTATAGTGTAAGAATTGGAGCtctgtatttttttacacttgctgttattattattattatttttaaaagtagtGTTGTTATCACCAAAATTCTGTTTGTTAGCTTGAGGGACGATGGTTATTGTGGAATGTGTATTATTGTGTATAGTGCATAGTTTGTCTTGTTCATTAACTGTGTATAGATTATAATTAGACCAAATTAATTTAACGTCATATTCGCAACTATCATTATGTTTTACGCATAACGAACATATTGGTCTAGTTTCATCgcatttcctttttttataccTACAAGCCCAACACCCTGTAAAATTCCGGGTTTTTTGCTTTGTATTAGTGACGGAGGTAGagtttgttattttatttgtattcatgtctatatatatatatatataattgatTTAGACTTTTTATactgtttttaatattatatattagaTTTGTTTAGAAAAATGGTTACTAAAgagttatttaaaattattaataacaaaacactaaaatttttatgtgtgttaaatttaatatgtttttagatatatagaaaaaactatattatatataaaaatattttttttttttttttttttttggatttttgAAGTGGTGTCAAaaggaatttttttttcttttaataaagtctaatttttaattttcatcatttttttataaccaaataaatttattaatatttccaGGCTGGATAATCCACGCATTTTTGtcttgttttgttttgtttttttttgtaagaTTTGAAACtatgacaaaaaaaaaaaaaaaaaaaaaacaacctTTTTATGAACAAATcatccaataataatagcaattgTATAATCACTACTTATtcactcttttttttttttttttttttttttttaaccttACTTGTTAGATCCTCCCACTTTTAATTCAGTCTGTTATAATGGTATTAATATCTTACAgtacattaaaaaaaaagtccatatatatgtattaatATCTTATATAgttccttttctttattttcaacaaattACCTACaagaattaataaaaaaaagaaaaaaaattttttattcaactATCCCTTCCACTAAAAATAGACTCACCCCCTTCCACACTCCTCTTTTAAACCATATGAGACACGAAACGtaccattaaaaaatgattaaTTAGTTGATAATCTTGATGTTGGTAAAGACACTCTACGTGATCTATTTCCCATATACATTAATGAACGcttcttattttttgatgtGCCAGCCTCTAATTGACTGAAATTATCATGGTTATCATTAGTACTAGCAGTAGAATCAGTGTTACCAAAAGAATCCTCATCTATTGGATCGATTTTATAACTTTGGTACAAAGCAATTAAACTAATTCCACCCAAAGACCACCAACTTAACCACGCCACATCATTTTGCTGAGACCAAGACATTAACCAACCCCAAATTAAAGGGCCAATAAATCTAGCAGCAGCACTACAACTTATCGTAGCCCCATTAATAACAGCTCTATACTTTAACGGACTGGTATTATGAATCAACAACATGATTTGTGGGAAAGAAACAGCTCCAACTAGAGTTTTCAAGCCAGTGATAAAGTACAAATAAATTGGGGTTATCCATTTTGGCACACTATCTTTTTGTAGGAAAATCACATAGGGAACCaatatatacattattGGATATAATTGAACAAATTTCCGAAATATAGTTAGACAATCAAATGCACGATCAATGATCgggaaaatgaaaattacCACAAAACATCCAAACATACCAGTCGTCGATAACAATGTACCCGTCTGTTCCGGTTTGAATCCGATTCCACCACTAATTTTCCATGGAAACTTGCTTAGCAACTTAGTAGAACCATCAGGTAGATGTTTAACTGCCAAATCGTATGCCAAAAAAACCGGCAAAAATTCATCATAAACAATCAAATGTAATGACATGATAAAATTGACCGATATGGGATAAAAGACTTTGGTATGAAATATTTGGTGCCAGATGCCCGAATCTTTACAACCATCAGAGGCAATTGGCGCATCTTGCTCTTCCTGTTCAGTTATATCTGTGTTCTCACGCAAAGAGTACGTTCTGATCAAGGCTACCGACTCTCTTCTAGTTAAAACGTGTTCTAAAGATGGGACACTATCACTATCACTATAATAGGTATCTgtatcttcatcatcatttaCAGCTTGGGTTGCGGTTTCTGGTTCCAACAAATGTGTATGTTCATCGGATGTAACTGTAGCCGTTTGGATATTCCATGGTCTTTCTTTTGGTTTAATGCacaataattttcttttgagCATATCCCCAAATTCCACTCCGTAATCTTTCCTATATTTATGAATAGGATGTGTTTCttctaaaaacaatatgGCATTAACCAATCCGAGAAGTAACAAACAACAAACCACAATATTGGGTAGACAGTATGGATATTTCTTAACCaactttaaaataaaaactggAAACCAAGTTGGTGGATTTCTAGAAGGGTCAGCTAATGGATAAGCCAAATAACCCCCAATCATTGGACCAATCACACAGCCAAATTGCCACAATAGGGGCATTGTACTAAATGCCAATGCTTGGTGCTTCCTTTGGGTGGCAATTTCTCCAATAACCGTACGCAAAACACCCACATTCCCATTTAATAATCCCATCATTGATCTTGCAAGTAAGGCCTGGTAAAAATTCGTTGAAAAGCCTAACACCAAAAGGGAAACAGAGGTACCAATTAACCCAAAGCATAGTGCGGGTTTCCTACCATTTTTGTCAGCAAATTTCCCCCATTGAAAGGATGATAAAACTTG
This window harbors:
- the THI2 gene encoding Thi2p (similar to Saccharomyces cerevisiae YBR240C | THI2 | THIamine metabolism); translation: MNTNKITNSTSVTNTKQKTRNFTGCWACRYKKRKCDETRPICSLCVKHNDSCEYDVKLIWSNYNLYTVNEQDKLCTIHNNTHSTITIVPQANKQNFGDNNTTFKNNNNNNSKCKKIQSSNSYTISDRRYKVYKNQQNSLIHGAKCKSDNGNAYQACVNEKMNFLLQELESQIVSAKHIVSNTNTTFFQCGPFGCFPVSGRNKTVKGKDVATLLAVPPSPIKSFTVLNNDKKLISDTPVSVESYYMSQNEYQYLVIKSPCSTSSLVDEPATNNFSGTPSSFHLQETALLSPDFDAFWDSNVLLNSPCLETYPESSNAVKNINVVHNNNLFCDFNGKNDFFDLAFFPELFNADDKYYIEIFFEFKWEQKVSPLFPNKLLEANFISLLNDLYLQPSNVYYQDLIDLLKNEAVFENLLTSNLIKLRLLSFNTTKNKNGWLVDTINIIFLIKIGQSDSNTNGTLNNYLFKWLKDFSLNWSFYFGSDVFINSSINLSIFLPLIEFATKDTSIEITKYLLYHEIICKLKHSMNHLFELNDNEKDGNFDTWLLNLKNTIEFKIINRLEDNFINPNNI
- the ARC1 gene encoding Arc1p (similar to Saccharomyces cerevisiae YGL105W | ARC1 | Aminoacyl-tRNA synthetase Cofactor), with translation MTDLVAKFKELNLPSSTEFTQEQKATKSQWENISNSGQIVTNLSELNTHLKFNAFIIPQASLEPSETDAFVLEHTLPGLKDIISASKDIKSTVAEYRHIIRWALFLIKLLKITDEPVLTGINLDLDLPREIIEKKKKEDASKKEKQGSANETKKGNKQPRGKPDEETLKKLREEAKAKKAAKKAEKGKQQQQQQEADSKPNVSAIDFRVGFIEKAIKHPDADSLYVSTIDVGEEEGPRTVCSGLVKYFPLEAMQKRYVVVVCNLKPVNMRGVKSYAMVLCGSDEDKIEFVEPPAGSKPGDKVFFEGYGAEEPLKQLNPKKKIWEAYQPNFSTNDNLEVIFKDETDGGKIKKLTNAKGESFKVASIVHANVR
- a CDS encoding uncharacterized protein (similar to Saccharomyces cerevisiae YCR023C | vacuolar membrane protein of unknown function), which gives rise to MVQSNKVRLTFKEQMDGFPWTQLMIISLVRFSEPIAFTSLFPYVYFMVNDFHIAPNEAQVSKYSGYLSSSFALCQVLSSFQWGKFADKNGRKPALCFGLIGTSVSLLVLGFSTNFYQALLARSMMGLLNGNVGVLRTVIGEIATQRKHQALAFSTMPLLWQFGCVIGPMIGGYLAYPLADPSRNPPTWFPVFILKLVKKYPYCLPNIVVCCLLLLGLVNAILFLEETHPIHKYRKDYGVEFGDMLKRKLLCIKPKERPWNIQTATVTSDEHTHLLEPETATQAVNDDEDTDTYYSDSDSVPSLEHVLTRRESVALIRTYSLRENTDITEQEEQDAPIASDGCKDSGIWHQIFHTKVFYPISVNFIMSLHLIVYDEFLPVFLAYDLAVKHLPDGSTKLLSKFPWKISGGIGFKPEQTGTLLSTTGMFGCFVVIFIFPIIDRAFDCLTIFRKFVQLYPIMYILVPYVIFLQKDSVPKWITPIYLYFITGLKTLVGAVSFPQIMLLIHNTSPLKYRAVINGATISCSAAARFIGPLIWGWLMSWSQQNDVAWLSWWSLGGISLIALYQSYKIDPIDEDSFGNTDSTASTNDNHDNFSQLEAGTSKNKKRSLMYMGNRSRRVSLPTSRLSTN